In one Chryseobacterium camelliae genomic region, the following are encoded:
- a CDS encoding sulfite exporter TauE/SafE family protein codes for MEIALIVSAIGLGFASGFHCIGMCGPIALSMGLTKKQATNYYLQNLTYQFGRIITYSLLGALLGIIGEGFEMAGFQKYLTILVGVLLIIMALFSFGGKDFASKIPFFSKFLFSVKSNLGKLLQKADYRSRFTTGILNGFLPCGMVYMALTASLASGGIWQGALYMSLFGLGTLPFMFAVVLVGNLMNQAFRVKVLKVIPMVMIVLGGLFILRGLELGIPYISPPAEAMSVSKDNQGDCHLPGDHSTHKHSNVNCH; via the coding sequence ATGGAAATAGCACTTATTGTATCGGCAATCGGCTTAGGCTTCGCATCCGGGTTTCACTGTATCGGAATGTGTGGTCCTATTGCTTTGTCGATGGGATTAACCAAAAAGCAAGCAACCAATTACTACCTTCAGAATCTAACATATCAATTCGGAAGAATCATCACTTACTCTCTTTTGGGAGCTCTCTTAGGAATTATTGGTGAAGGGTTTGAAATGGCAGGTTTTCAAAAGTATTTAACTATTTTGGTCGGAGTTCTGTTGATTATCATGGCCTTATTTTCCTTTGGAGGAAAAGATTTTGCTTCAAAGATTCCTTTCTTTTCTAAATTCCTGTTTTCCGTAAAATCGAACCTAGGAAAACTCCTTCAGAAAGCAGATTACCGTTCCAGATTTACTACGGGAATTCTCAATGGTTTTTTACCTTGCGGAATGGTTTATATGGCATTAACGGCAAGCTTGGCAAGCGGAGGAATCTGGCAGGGAGCATTATATATGTCTCTATTTGGCTTAGGAACTCTCCCGTTTATGTTTGCCGTTGTTTTGGTCGGAAATCTCATGAATCAGGCTTTTAGAGTCAAAGTTTTAAAAGTAATTCCAATGGTAATGATCGTTTTGGGAGGATTATTCATTCTTCGCGGTTTGGAACTCGGAATTCCCTATATCTCTCCACCCGCAGAAGCAATGTCGGTTTCCAAAGATAACCAGGGAGACTGCCATTTGCCCGGAGATCACAGCACACACAAACACAGCAATGTCAATTGTCATTAA
- the serS gene encoding serine--tRNA ligase encodes MLQVNFLRDNKERVLEGLKKRQFKNLELVDEAIATDEERKKIQFELDSQLSEINKISKEIGILMKEGKKEEAESAKSKTAQYKESTSELKSQLDVKEKALLDILYQLPNIPNELVKSGASADDNVIIYQSHDVEGLGEGAIPHWELAKKYNLIDFELGVKIAGAGFPVYLGKGARLQRALVQYFLDKNVEKGYMEVNPPHVVNEASGYGTGQLPDKEGQMYHVGADDLYLIPTAEVPVTNLYRDVLLDEKDLPIKNTAFSQCYRREAGSYGAHVRGLNRLHQFEKVEIVRIEKPENSYAVLEEMVEHIKEILTDLELPYRVLRLCGGDTGFASAMTYDFEVWSAAQEMWLEVSSVSNFETFQANRLKCRYKADGKSQLVHTLNGSAMALPRIMAALLENNQTAEGIKLPKKIAEYAKFDLIN; translated from the coding sequence ATGTTACAAGTCAATTTTTTGCGCGACAACAAGGAACGCGTTTTAGAAGGTCTTAAAAAAAGACAATTCAAGAATCTTGAGTTGGTAGACGAGGCTATTGCTACTGACGAAGAAAGAAAAAAAATTCAGTTTGAACTAGATTCCCAGCTTTCCGAAATCAATAAAATCTCCAAAGAAATCGGGATATTGATGAAAGAAGGTAAAAAAGAAGAAGCTGAATCTGCAAAATCTAAAACAGCACAATATAAAGAGTCGACGTCGGAATTGAAATCTCAGTTGGATGTAAAAGAAAAAGCTTTACTGGATATTTTGTATCAGCTTCCTAACATTCCGAATGAATTGGTGAAAAGCGGGGCTTCTGCAGATGATAATGTAATCATTTATCAGTCTCATGATGTGGAAGGATTAGGAGAAGGAGCAATTCCTCACTGGGAACTGGCAAAAAAATATAACCTTATCGATTTTGAATTGGGTGTAAAAATTGCCGGAGCCGGTTTCCCTGTGTATTTAGGAAAAGGAGCAAGATTGCAGAGAGCTTTGGTTCAGTATTTCTTAGATAAAAATGTTGAGAAAGGATATATGGAAGTAAATCCTCCTCACGTTGTGAATGAAGCTTCCGGATATGGAACGGGACAATTGCCGGATAAGGAAGGTCAGATGTACCATGTTGGAGCCGATGATTTGTATTTAATTCCTACAGCGGAAGTTCCTGTGACGAATTTATACCGTGATGTTTTGTTGGATGAAAAAGATCTTCCGATTAAAAATACGGCATTCTCTCAGTGCTACAGAAGAGAAGCGGGAAGCTACGGGGCTCATGTAAGAGGATTGAACCGTCTTCACCAGTTTGAGAAGGTAGAAATCGTAAGAATTGAAAAACCGGAGAATTCTTATGCTGTTTTGGAAGAAATGGTGGAGCACATCAAGGAGATTTTGACCGATCTTGAACTTCCTTACAGAGTATTAAGACTTTGTGGAGGAGATACAGGCTTTGCTTCTGCGATGACGTATGATTTTGAAGTATGGAGTGCGGCTCAGGAAATGTGGCTGGAAGTAAGCTCAGTTTCTAACTTTGAAACTTTCCAGGCCAACAGATTGAAATGCCGTTATAAAGCGGATGGTAAATCTCAATTGGTTCATACCTTAAATGGTTCTGCGATGGCGTTGCCAAGAATAATGGCGGCTTTGCTTGAGAACAATCAAACTGCAGAAGGAATTAAGCTTCCTAAGAAGATTGCCGAATATGCAAAATTCGATTTGATTAATTAA
- a CDS encoding lipopolysaccharide biosynthesis protein, translating to MQLTVVKTFISRFLILILSFGLVIFSTNMWGSEGKGTISIVIANAAIVSFFSSIFAGSSTSYFASKFKTEQILVYSYIWSVVMGILIPVVFSFADIQADYLVYLIGISVFSALLSVNVNLFVGTQNIRLFNVYTVLQQLVHIIFIVIFIYILKLKEVSVYFGAQICCLVFLFFTSFFQVIRKCKISEISLSKKVFKSMFEYGWKTQLSAFVQFLNYRLSFYFLEHFEGIGSVGIFSIGITFSEAIWMITRSIAVILYSDVVNSKSREESILKTKSSLKLSFMLMLIFLLGIIIIPGSVYEMIFGKAFRGTKEIMLLLSPGIFAIAISDMIGYYFSAIKELKILNIKSIVGLMVTLAFSFLLIPKYGIFGACMVTALSYSVSALLLFLKFYRSTDFRIQDYLITREDIRLAKEKLIKK from the coding sequence ATGCAACTCACTGTTGTCAAAACTTTTATTTCACGTTTTCTCATTCTGATTCTAAGTTTCGGATTGGTGATTTTTTCTACCAATATGTGGGGAAGTGAAGGAAAAGGAACGATTTCGATTGTGATCGCCAATGCAGCAATCGTAAGCTTTTTCAGCAGTATTTTCGCAGGAAGCAGTACTTCTTATTTCGCTTCAAAATTTAAGACAGAGCAGATTTTAGTATATTCTTATATCTGGTCTGTCGTTATGGGAATTCTAATTCCTGTTGTGTTCAGTTTTGCAGATATTCAGGCGGATTATTTGGTTTATTTGATCGGGATTTCAGTTTTTTCAGCATTGTTATCCGTCAATGTCAATCTTTTTGTCGGAACTCAAAATATTAGATTATTTAATGTGTATACGGTTTTGCAACAGCTTGTACACATTATTTTCATCGTGATCTTTATTTATATTCTAAAGCTGAAAGAGGTCTCAGTGTATTTTGGGGCACAGATTTGTTGTCTGGTGTTTCTGTTTTTTACGAGTTTTTTCCAGGTGATCAGAAAATGTAAAATTTCCGAGATTTCTTTGTCAAAAAAAGTATTTAAAAGCATGTTCGAGTATGGCTGGAAAACCCAGCTCAGTGCTTTTGTTCAGTTTTTGAATTACAGGCTTTCCTTTTACTTCCTTGAACATTTTGAAGGAATCGGAAGTGTAGGTATTTTTTCAATAGGAATTACCTTTTCAGAAGCCATTTGGATGATTACAAGAAGTATTGCCGTAATTCTATACTCAGATGTCGTTAACAGCAAAAGCAGGGAAGAATCAATCCTTAAAACAAAATCTTCATTGAAGCTTTCATTTATGTTGATGCTGATTTTTTTATTGGGAATTATTATCATTCCGGGTTCGGTTTATGAAATGATTTTCGGAAAAGCGTTCAGGGGAACAAAAGAGATTATGTTGCTTTTATCTCCGGGGATTTTTGCCATTGCCATCAGTGATATGATAGGCTATTATTTTTCGGCAATTAAAGAATTAAAAATTTTGAATATAAAATCGATAGTCGGATTGATGGTAACTCTTGCTTTTTCTTTCTTGCTGATCCCGAAATACGGAATTTTCGGAGCTTGTATGGTGACTGCTTTATCGTATTCGGTCTCTGCTTTGCTTCTGTTCCTGAAATTTTACCGTTCTACAGATTTCAGAATTCAGGATTATCTGATTACCAGAGAAGATATTCGTTTAGCTAAAGAAAAATTGATAAAGAAGTAA
- the ccoG gene encoding cytochrome c oxidase accessory protein CcoG — protein sequence MSEIEEIEARGGQGQVLDPETYRDSIGTMEQSGKRKWVFPRKPKGKYTNYRNIVSYILLIIYFTVPFIKINGNPLILFNVIDREFFIFGQPFYPQDFFILTLGAIASLIFIIVFTIAFGRIFCGWICPQTIFMESIFRKIDYLIEGDRNKQMKLDRQEWNAEKIWKRSLKWTVFIIISLIITHFMFMYIVGYEEVIKIVSQGPFANPTNFMVMILFTAAFYFVFAWFREQVCTLVCPYGRLQGVLIDKDTINVFYDFKRGENRSKWRKGEDRKATGKGDCIDCHQCVVVCPTGIDIRDGQQLECVNCTACIDACDEVMEKVGLPKGLIRYASENEIEKETPFKFTGRMKGFAVLLLALVGFLGYLLSSRGEMEAKFIKPAGSTFFVRDGKITNTYNYTFLNKTNDKKVVTIKVIEPKHGEIIYSASSKISVERDKITKGTINISFPENEMKLSKQNITIGVYDMKGKLVDSYQTYFEGPFKLQF from the coding sequence ATGTCAGAAATAGAAGAAATAGAAGCAAGAGGTGGACAAGGACAGGTACTGGATCCCGAAACTTATAGAGACTCTATTGGCACAATGGAACAATCGGGAAAAAGGAAGTGGGTCTTCCCGAGAAAACCAAAAGGTAAGTATACCAACTATAGAAATATTGTAAGCTATATTTTACTGATTATTTATTTTACAGTACCTTTTATCAAAATTAATGGAAACCCACTGATTTTATTTAATGTTATTGACAGAGAGTTTTTCATTTTCGGACAGCCTTTCTATCCTCAAGACTTTTTCATCCTTACTTTAGGAGCTATTGCATCACTTATTTTTATCATCGTATTTACGATTGCATTCGGAAGAATTTTCTGCGGGTGGATTTGCCCTCAGACAATTTTTATGGAATCTATATTTCGTAAAATAGATTATCTTATTGAAGGTGACAGAAATAAGCAGATGAAACTGGACCGGCAGGAATGGAATGCAGAGAAAATCTGGAAAAGAAGCTTGAAGTGGACCGTTTTTATCATTATCTCTTTAATTATTACTCACTTTATGTTCATGTATATTGTAGGGTATGAAGAAGTAATAAAGATCGTATCACAAGGTCCGTTTGCGAATCCTACCAACTTTATGGTAATGATTCTGTTTACAGCAGCATTTTACTTTGTATTTGCATGGTTCAGAGAGCAGGTTTGTACATTGGTTTGTCCTTACGGAAGACTTCAGGGAGTATTGATTGATAAAGATACCATCAATGTATTCTACGATTTTAAACGTGGCGAAAACAGATCCAAATGGAGAAAAGGAGAAGACAGAAAAGCTACAGGAAAAGGAGACTGTATAGACTGTCATCAATGTGTAGTTGTCTGTCCTACGGGAATTGATATCAGAGACGGTCAACAATTGGAATGCGTAAACTGTACCGCTTGTATCGATGCTTGTGACGAAGTGATGGAAAAAGTGGGTCTACCGAAAGGATTAATCAGATATGCATCCGAAAACGAAATTGAAAAAGAGACACCATTCAAGTTTACCGGAAGAATGAAAGGCTTCGCTGTTCTTCTTTTGGCACTTGTAGGATTCTTGGGCTACCTGTTATCCAGCCGCGGTGAAATGGAGGCCAAATTCATCAAACCTGCAGGAAGCACATTCTTTGTGAGAGACGGTAAAATTACCAATACCTATAATTATACATTCTTAAATAAAACGAATGATAAAAAAGTGGTAACCATAAAAGTAATTGAACCTAAACATGGGGAAATTATTTACAGTGCATCGAGCAAGATCAGTGTAGAAAGAGATAAGATCACAAAAGGGACTATTAATATCAGCTTCCCTGAAAACGAAATGAAATTATCAAAACAAAATATTACCATAGGCGTTTATGATATGAAAGGTAAACTTGTTGATTCTTACCAGACCTATTTTGAAGGACCTTTTAAATTACAATTTTAA
- a CDS encoding FixH family protein, whose translation MKNFSWGHGVVIALFAFIAFILSMLFLFPNGQKNSEMVTDNYYEEELQYQNVIDAKKRADDLQEKPIYSQNSAGIAVRFPKDYNNSNTTIKFVLNRTDDQNLDIKKSEQLDANQSILIPAKVLIKGNYTLRLMWTKDKTDYRMDYDVIWK comes from the coding sequence ATGAAAAACTTTAGTTGGGGACACGGTGTTGTAATTGCATTATTTGCGTTCATCGCATTTATTTTATCTATGCTATTTTTATTTCCGAACGGGCAAAAAAATTCCGAAATGGTAACCGATAACTATTACGAAGAAGAGCTACAATACCAAAATGTAATTGATGCCAAGAAAAGAGCAGACGATCTGCAGGAAAAACCGATATACAGCCAAAACTCAGCCGGAATTGCGGTACGTTTTCCAAAAGATTATAACAATTCAAATACAACAATAAAATTTGTTTTGAATAGAACTGATGATCAGAATTTAGATATCAAAAAATCTGAACAGTTGGATGCAAATCAATCAATATTAATTCCAGCGAAGGTATTAATAAAAGGGAATTATACGTTACGATTGATGTGGACGAAAGATAAAACAGATTACAGAATGGACTATGATGTAATATGGAAATAG
- the asnB gene encoding asparagine synthase (glutamine-hydrolyzing): MCGICGYYSFHKNISSKNITEMNQSIRHRGPDDEGFWLSDGFEGRNFSGNDSTEKIKAQFPILQEKNSKIALGFRRLSILDLSEKGHQPMLAKDEKIVITFNGEIYNFKKLREELKALSYQFESHSDTEVILKSYIEWGTSMFAKLDGMFSICIVDLEKQKIILGRDRVGLKPLFYSKNENGLIWASEIKALLKNEFVKPEINWNGVYTNFLFQTALAPETCFQHIFSLEPGSFMSIDLRNQEIVKEKFWVLSLKTDSSISEEEAVQKIDALLAESVSEQLHADVPVASMMSGGIDSTLITSKSKPFKDDINAFTISYQFSEEEVKNASLVAKNLNINHHVKKVSDEEVLAQLKENIQHFEEPYSSLEVLMNASEYAKNLGFKVVLSGNGADELFAGYSHSLKLKKWLFLKNFNGIRHFIFTQGRFSKKVKNYFSQDTMFDFFRQSQVGMKPSEAKSVFKPEIFKHINPDLKPYHLSETKDYSGYFEYDIKYSLSSHHVFRDDLSAMKYGVEFRYPYLSNKLIDFISVLPENLRYNGFQNKPLLRKVAEKYLPEEVLNMPKKGFSFPLYYFIKSEERVRDFIKENLESLKKRNFFNADIIDEWWGNQNEVYASVKIWQLVTFELWYQKYFENQ; the protein is encoded by the coding sequence ATGTGCGGAATTTGCGGTTATTATTCATTTCATAAAAATATTTCATCTAAAAATATTACAGAGATGAATCAGTCGATCAGACATCGCGGTCCCGATGATGAAGGATTCTGGCTGTCTGATGGTTTTGAAGGAAGGAATTTTTCGGGAAATGATTCTACGGAAAAGATTAAAGCACAATTCCCTATTTTACAGGAAAAAAACTCAAAAATTGCTTTAGGTTTCAGAAGGCTTTCGATTCTTGATCTTTCTGAAAAAGGACATCAACCGATGCTTGCTAAAGATGAAAAAATCGTCATTACTTTCAACGGGGAAATTTATAATTTTAAAAAACTCAGAGAAGAGCTTAAGGCTTTAAGCTATCAGTTTGAAAGCCATTCCGATACGGAAGTTATTCTCAAATCGTATATAGAATGGGGAACTTCCATGTTTGCAAAGCTCGACGGAATGTTTTCCATTTGTATTGTTGATCTGGAAAAGCAAAAAATTATTCTCGGGAGAGACAGGGTAGGATTGAAACCATTATTTTACTCTAAAAACGAAAACGGATTGATCTGGGCATCAGAAATAAAAGCACTGCTGAAAAATGAGTTTGTAAAACCTGAAATCAACTGGAATGGAGTGTATACCAACTTTCTGTTTCAGACAGCATTAGCTCCTGAAACCTGTTTTCAACATATTTTTTCACTGGAACCGGGTTCTTTTATGAGTATTGATCTCAGGAATCAAGAAATTGTAAAAGAAAAATTTTGGGTACTGTCCTTAAAAACGGATTCTTCTATTTCAGAAGAGGAAGCTGTTCAAAAAATTGATGCTCTGCTTGCTGAAAGTGTTTCTGAGCAGCTTCATGCTGATGTTCCTGTGGCAAGCATGATGAGCGGTGGAATTGATTCGACTTTGATTACTTCCAAATCAAAACCTTTTAAAGATGATATTAATGCATTTACGATTTCTTATCAATTCTCGGAAGAGGAAGTGAAAAATGCGTCACTTGTTGCAAAAAATCTTAACATCAATCATCATGTAAAAAAAGTCAGTGATGAAGAGGTTCTAGCACAGCTTAAAGAAAATATTCAGCATTTTGAGGAACCTTACAGCAGTCTCGAAGTATTGATGAATGCGTCCGAATATGCTAAAAATTTAGGTTTTAAAGTGGTGTTAAGCGGAAATGGTGCAGATGAGCTTTTTGCGGGATATTCCCATTCTTTAAAGCTTAAAAAATGGCTTTTCCTGAAGAATTTTAACGGGATCAGACATTTTATTTTTACACAGGGCCGGTTTTCAAAAAAGGTTAAAAATTATTTTTCCCAGGATACGATGTTCGATTTTTTCAGGCAAAGTCAGGTCGGGATGAAACCTTCTGAGGCAAAATCTGTTTTTAAACCCGAGATTTTTAAACATATTAATCCGGATCTTAAACCTTATCATCTCAGTGAAACTAAAGATTATTCAGGATATTTTGAGTATGATATAAAATACTCACTTTCGTCGCATCATGTCTTTAGAGACGATTTAAGTGCGATGAAATATGGAGTAGAATTTCGTTACCCGTATTTAAGTAACAAGCTGATTGATTTTATTTCTGTTCTTCCCGAAAACCTGAGATATAATGGGTTTCAGAATAAGCCGTTATTGAGAAAGGTTGCTGAAAAATATCTTCCTGAAGAAGTTTTGAATATGCCAAAAAAAGGATTTTCTTTTCCTTTATATTATTTTATTAAAAGTGAAGAAAGAGTAAGAGATTTTATCAAAGAAAACCTGGAAAGTCTTAAAAAAAGAAACTTTTTCAATGCTGATATTATTGATGAATGGTGGGGAAATCAGAATGAAGTATATGCAAGTGTAAAAATCTGGCAGCTTGTAACTTTTGAGTTGTGGTACCAGAAATATTTTGAAAATCAGTAA